TTCAATAATTTCTAGGGTAGTCAAGGCCGCAACAGCACCAAGCGGACTCTTTTCATGGGTGTAATGACCTAAAGAAATATCGCTGAATTTATTGTAGGCATCCCGAGCAACAATGGCTGCCTGCGGAAAAATCCCGCCTCCAAGTCCTTTACCCAAACAGAGAATATCCGGTTCAATATCATAATTTTCAAAAGCGAACATTTTTCCCGTTCGGCCCATCGCTATGGGAATTTCATCTAAGATTAATAGTACCCCATATTGATCACAGAGGCGTCTGGCTTCTTTCCAAAAAGCTTTTGATGGAATTTGAACATCTGTGTTGCGAACGGTTTCTGCTAAAAAAGCACCAATATCACCCTCTTTTGCAAAAACATACTCCAGATATTCCAGACATTTAGATTCATTATTTTCATAAATACCTCTGTACGTCACCGGTGGCGGAATGCGTTCTACACCTGGCATTAAAGGGCCCATGAGTTCTCTAAAAACCGATTCGCCGCCCACACTTATCGCATCTAAAGAAGCCCCGTGAAAAGAATCCCAAAAGGAGACTACTTTAAACTTTCCGGTAACCGCACGGGCCAGTTTTAGAGCAATACCAATTGCGGCACTACCGTTGGGTGTCATTAGCGTACGGTTCAGGTCAGAAGGTAAAAGAGAGGCTAGTTTTTCTGCAAAATCGATAGCGTTTTCATTGGTGTATCTTCTGGTGGAAAAAGTCAGAGATTGCAATTGCTTGGTTAGGCGTTGTACCAATTTTGGATGCGAAAAGCCCAATTGGTGCACATTATTACCATGAAAATCGAGATACTTTTTCCCGGATAGGTTTTCGATATATGGACCGTCACAGTTTTTTAGAACATCTAAACATGGTGACGATAAAGCTTGGTGAAAGAAATACCGAGCGTCTTTTTCGAGTAGCTCCTTTGTGGTTTCATCAACTTCATTGGATAACCATTCTTGTCTTGCTGGCGTGTAGTTGATGTCGCCCTCGGTTCTTTTATTCTGTTTTATTTCCCGTTTTTCATTTTGACTCATAAGGACCGTGTTCTGATAGTACTTCACGCTTTTCGGAAGTATCGTTCAAGATAAATATTTTATAGGATGCGCCTCCTTTTTCAACCCGTAGAACAATATGTCCGTTATGGCTTTTATACTGGTCGAGTCTGCCGCCAATCACATCTTTGTTGGCTTGTAAAAGAACAGTGCTGAAAATGTCTCGTTCACCCGGATAAAGTTCTTTTGAAGTTATACGTCTTAAGACCTCTTCGCCCGGGTGGTCGCTAGACCAGTTTTGCTGAATCCAGACGCGTGGACGTAGGGTGCGCACGTAAAATGTGTTTTGTGAATCGCGGTTGCCATGATGATTTAAAGTTGCGACATCTACCGAACCAACAATAGGCGCTATGTTGGATTCTACCGAGTGAATATTGATGCCTCCAAAAGCGTTAATCCCGCTGATATCACCTCCTGTGAAATAATCAAAATTACCATAGCTAATCTTAAGGCAAGTGCTTAATGGGTTCTCTCCAGGATATTCACCTTCTTTAAAAATGGAAAATGTACGGTTCTTTTCTCCGGTCCAAATCTCACCGTTCACCGCTATATTCTGAATATTGAAATCAGGAAAATCTTTTTGTTTTGTTTTAAGGGCTATTTGATTCAGCTGACCAGCTTCAAAGACTTCATATTGTAGCCCATTAGTTTTTGCTTGGAAATTAATAAAGTTCCAATAGTTTTTAAGCGTAGCTATCGTTCCATAAGCATCGTTCTTATCTATTTTTGATTGAATTTCTACGTTTTTTAGGTCAACAGGATAAGAATCGCCGCGATCAAGCATGGTTTTTATTGGTAGGTGGTGGCCTACTTCTGTAATTCCTGTTAAGTAGTAATTTCCGTTTTCAGCCTTTTTTCGATTCACATCCATTTCACCAAAATGGTCGTCATGATAATGGGTGAGAAGCGCATAATCTAACTGCGGAGTTTTGTTTTTGGGTGTAAATTGATGAATGTAATCTACAATCCATTCAGGCGCCGATTTAGAATTGTTAGGCATCAATTTGGCATTTCTAGCGGAAAGGGTTCGTTCATGCGTTTCGGACATGTCACCAGCGTCTACTAAAAGCGTTGTTCCGTCCGGAAGTATAAAATAGGCAGCATTGCCTCTTCCGGTGTTGATGTGGTGTATGTCTAACATACCTTCTTGCCAAGGGGGCAGTTCGGAAAAAAATTGCTGGGCACAAACTGTAGTGCCCAGCAAAAAAGAGAGTAAAACGAAACTAAAATTGAAAAAATTCATTTAATCGGTCATCAATAACGGTTGAGATAATATCTGTTTGGCAGCATCGCCTTCTTCTACAAAAACGTCTAACCATCCATCGCCACCACCATTGAACCATAGTACTTTTATGGGGTGTATGCCTGGTTGTAAAGTGATGGTGCCATCTTTGGTCTTTACGCCATGATCACCATCATTGTCAACTACGAGTTCGTCATCAATAAAGAGTTTGCTACCGTCATCCGAACGAAGATAGAACCTGTAATTTTTTTCTTTTTCTATCTCTATTCTAGAAGTGAACCTCACCGTTGTGTTGCTCTTGATCTTTTCTTTTATTTCATCTGAGGCAATTTCAGAAGTAGTGCCTTTCAAATCTGGTTTTTTAGTGCTTAAGGCTGGAATAAAAGTGAGATTATCCATATAAAAAATCTCGTAGTTTACTGGTTTTACTGCTTTTTTAGGTTGTATCCTGAAATATCCTTCGGCAACAGGGCTACTGATTTTATTATTTGTAAATAAGGCACTTTTAACTACGGTGTTATTCGTTAAGCGGAAAGGTTTATTGTAAATGGCCGAAGCTTTGGTAGGCAATGAACCATCCAAGGTATACCTAATGGTTCCCTCTTCGTTCATATTTTTGATTTCAACGGAAGTAGATTCTGTGAAAAGTCCGCCTGCTTTTTTATATCCTTCCGATTTAGGAAAGATAACGGGTTCTTTTAGCTGTTCTAGAACGGTGTATTGGTCCTCTATTTCATAACCTTCAAAAGCAGATGCAACAGGTTTGCCGATCCACGCATGTGGCGTCTTAATTCCCAATGCAAAGGCTACCGTCGCTGCGTTATCATACTGGTAGACAGGGTGGGTAATTTTATGGTTTTTCTTGACTCCCTTTCCCCAAACGATAAAGGGAATTTCAATTTCTTGAAGAGACTCGCCGCCATGCCCTTTTCCTAAACCACCATGATCGGCACTAACGATAACCAAGGTTTTGTCCCCAATACCGGCTGTTTTAATTGCGTCCATAACTTCTTTAAGAAGTTTATCCGATTTTTCAACGGATTCGTAATAATGTGGGGTGCCATGGCCGTACTCGTGGCCCGCATGATCTACATGGTCAAAATGTATAAAAGTGAGTTTTGGTTTTTTTCCTTTGATATAATCACTTGCCAAAACTGCTGTTTCGTCCTCCGTTTCCGGGCTCACATCATAATCAACGGCACTTTTTTCGAACAATCTTCCAAAACCGCCCCAATGATAAATAGCTCCTATTTCTGAGGAAGCAATTTGGTCATTGGTCAATTGAAAAATGGTAGGGAATATAAACTCTTCACTTTGTGTAACCGCGGGAAGCGTAAAATTATCACGTTCCCAGGCGTTGGAGGTGATGCCGTGCTGCTCTGGTCCAGCACCCATAATCATACTGGCCCAATTGGTACTTGAACTGGTAGGGAGAACGGCCCTGGCATGCATTGAGTAAGCACCTTCTTGTATCAGTCGGTCAAAGGTTGGTGTAGCTGCATTTTGCAAACCGTCTGGGCTTAGCCCATCAAAACCTATGACCACTACGTGTTCTATTCCTGAGTTCTGTAACTCTTGACTCACAACCCTTGTGGAGCATATTCCGCAGAATGCTAATACTGGTATGAGTAATTTAAGTAGTTTCATCTATGTTACGTTTTAAAAATACTATTGTCTCGATTACAAACCGAGACAATAGTTATTCTTGTTTAGAAGGGATTTTCTTAATACCTGGTTCCAGTTTCCCACCAACCCTTAGCGTTAATGTTGTCACCACCAATAGCTTCTACTGCAGCTTTATAGTTTATTTCGTTCAATGTTTGCTCAGAAGAAGGATATAGGAATCTTACTGGGTAAAGACCTTGGTTTTCATTGTCTGGCCCAGCTTCAAGTTCAGGTAAACCGGTTCTTCTGTAATCAAACCAACCTTGGTAATCTACATTCCAAAGAGCAAGTGTTTTTTGGGTCATCAACAATTCTATACTTCCATCGTATGCCACGGAAGGCTGAGCCAAATAGGCGTCAATAACCGTGTCGTCCGTTACACCCCAATACTTCATGCTTTGGCGAATACCTTCATTGTAAAAAGTTTCGGCATCACCGGAAATAAATCCTCTTTCTGCCGCTTCGGCCAATATAAAGTTTACCTCAGAACTTTTAATAATATAAGCCTCAGCTTCAGTTCTGGAAAAGTAAAACAATTCAACATCTAAACGGCTAGGACTATTAGCATCGTCATACGCTCTAGCGTTATCCTGATTCAAGCCAATAGGTATGCCCACATATTCTCCATCACTGTTACGATCAAACCAAATATCCAATCTAGGGTCGTTAAAACGGGTAAGGTATTCCAGTCCGGTGGTACACAAACTTTTCTCGTCAAAACCACCGATTCGACCTGTACTTTCTGGCCAAGAATCGGTATTTGAAGTGCCGCTGAAAGTTAGGGTAGCATTATCATCGTTGGTCATGATATAATTGCCGGCACTAACAATGGCTTGCATTTCGGCGGAAACATCTCTTTGTTTTGAGATTCTCAACAAGTAGCGTAAGCGAAGTGAATTTGCTAGTTTTCTCCATTTTGAGGCATCGCCATCAAAAATAACATCTCCTGTTGAACCTGTTATGGCTTCACCCAAGGCCAAAGCAGCATCGGCATCCACTAAATCTTGGAGAACACCGTTGTAAACCGTTTCTTGGTCATCATATTTTGGAGTAAAAACTGCATCTGTTTTTCCGGTAATGGCTTCCGTGTAAGGAACGTTCGCATACAAATCGGTTAAGTTGGCGTAACAAAGTGCTCTTAAGGTTAAGGCTATACCTTCATACGTACTGTTCTTGGTTTCCTCAGCTCTAGAGATTTCTAAAATGTCCGTTACTTCGGGCAAAATCTGATAGAAAAAATTCCATAGACCTTGATCTCCCCATTCAAATTGGCCAAAACCGGGGAAGTTGTTCTTTGCCATTAACTGTGTAAGGGTATTTCCGTCTGAATACCCTTCGGAAGTTAAAGTACGGACAATATCGGAAGTAGCCGTAGCGGTAAGTAAATCGGCACTTACCATTTCGGGGGCATTGGGGTTTGAGTTTGTTTCTTCAAAATCTGCTGTACAGCCTGTTAAGCTTAAGCCCGTAAGAAGAATTATGGTGAATATTTTTGATGTTTTCATCTTGAATAAATATTGTATTGATTAATTCTATTTAGAACTCTATGTTTATATTAATACCATAGCTTCTTGTGCTTGGTAAGGCCATATCTTCTACACCGGGAACTACCGTTCCGCCTGAGAAAGAAATGGTTTCAGGGTCTACATGAGGATTCTCTGTCCACAAGGCTAGGTTACGTCCAACAAGAGAAATGCTTGCGGAAGCAATTGGAGTTTGAGCGAACATCTTTTTAGGGAAGTTGTAACCAAATTTCACTTCTCTCAGCTTAACATAGCTAGCATCGTACATGGTAGTTTCTTCGTTACTCCGGTTATATACCGTAGAATAGTACCCTGATGCAGGAACATTGATGGTGTTTTCTTCATACACAGGATTTTCTTCGGTTCCCGTATTAATAACACCTTCTGCCACAATTCCTGTTTCACGACCCTCAGTGGTAAAATCCAAAAGACCTGTAGTTCCACCAATGGATACTGTTCTAGAGTGGTAAACACCACCTTGCCGCCAATCAAAAAGAACACCTAGGTTAAGGTTTTTATAACGGAAACTGTTTTGAAGACCGACCATAAAATCAGGATTATAGTTGCCCAAATTTCTAAGTTCACTGTCTCTTGAAGGTAGACCGGTATCTTGGTTAATAATCCATTTTCCAAAATGAGGACTGCTGGTATCGGTTACTTCTACGAAACCTGTGCCGTATAAGTCTCCCATTCTTTCACCTACTTCGGCACCTACGATAAGATAATTTTCTTTTATCTGATAAAAGTCGAGTCCCTCTGCAAGCTCTAAGATTTCACCTCTATTCGTGGTAAAGTTGATGTTTGTATTCCAAGTGAAATTCTCGGATTTTACGGGTGTTGCGTTTAAAGTAATTTCAAGACCTTCATTTCTAACTTTACCAGCGTTGATCACTGTTTGATTGTAACCCGAAGTATTAGAAACAGGTAGTGAAATTATCTGGTTTTTTGTTTCCGACCTATATAATGCTAAATCTAAGCCCAAGCGATTGCTGAAGAATCTTAAATCGGCCCCAACTTCAAAGGAATTGGTTCTTTCTGGCTTTAAATCCGGTAATTTCAGTTCTGAAGGAGAATTTACTCTTGAAAAACCATTAAAGGTTGTTCCAAAGCCATATGTAGATAGTAAGTTGTAAGGATCGGTATCGTTACCTACACTTGCCCAACCAGCTCTTAATTTTGCAAAAGTTATAGTTTCAGGAAAGGTGAACATATCCGATAGGATAAGGCTAAGCCCAGCTGAAGGATAAAAATAACTACTGTTCTCTAGGGGAAGTGTAGAAGACCAGTCGTTTCTTCCGGTTACATCTAAAAATAGATAGTCTTTAAACCCAAAATTAGCGAAGGCGTACAAGCTGTTAATTTCCTTTTTGTCATCATAATCACTAGAAGTTAAAGGTTCCGCAGTGTTCCCAAAGTTATAGATGCCCGGTATGGATAGCGAGTTGGCACTTATTCTCTGATATCTATTCTTAACAATACGGCTGTTACCGCCAACCGAAAGTCCTAAGTCAATATCTTCATTAAGTGAAGTATTGTAGCCAAGTAGAAAGTCTGTGTTCTGCTCAAAGGCATAGATGTTATCTTCTCTATACTGGCCTTTTGGAAACCGCTGTGTAGAATAAGCTCTTTTGCGCATGTTCAGTTCATTGGCATAATCAAAACCGGTTCTGAACATAAAATCGAGACCCTTTGCCAATTTAATATCTGCGCGCATATTGGTAATCACACGGTCTTTATCAAGACTATTTGTGTTTTCATAAACGTTAAAGAAAGGGTTGTCATGATAGTTGTAATTGTAATTGTACTGTTGTACGCCTTCCAGACCCGGTTGCCAGTAGTCGCGAAGCGAGTTCATATCTAAATGCTGTCCGAACCAAATCCATAAATACATGATATTTTCTGTACCGTAAGAGTTTACAGGACGGTTGCCAGAGTTACTGTTTATATAATTCATAGAACCCGAAACCTTAAGCCAATCTGTAAGTTGATATGAACCGTTTAATGCATAAGAACGTCTGTTGTAATCGGTATTGGGAACTATACCTTCGCTCTCCAAATCGGTAAATGATATTCTAAAATTACCTTTATCGTTTCCTCCTGTTAGAGCGATATTGTTACTAATGGTGTGACCTGTTTCAAAAAAACTTTTGATATTACCCGGTCTTGATAAAAAAGGAGTAGCGATAATTTCATCGGCAAAAGTACCGTCTGCATTCCTAGGTCGTACATGAACATCACCAGCACGCAAACCGCTTGTTGTAGGACTGTCGTGTTGTGCAATTAATTGGCCGTTTAAAGCAGGACCCCAACTTTCGTCAACATGATCGTTTACGCCTCCCGTTATGGAGCGGTTTTGACCACCATCTGCAAAAGCAAACTGACCGTTTGAACCTTGACCGTATTCATATTGGTACTCAGGAAATGTTAGAATAGACTCAAAAGTAGTGTTGTTCGTATATGAAACGCCTATCCCTTTATTGTTTTTCCCTGATTTTGTAGTAATTAATATAACTCCGTTCGCTCCTCTTGAGCCGTAAAGGGCTGTTGCGCTTGGGCCTTTTAAAACGTTCATGGTCTCAACGTCATCAGGGTTAATGTCTTGGGCGCCGTTTCCGTAATCTACTTCCATGTTTCCTTCGCTAGAGCGGCTGCTTACACTATTATTGATAGGAATTCCATCAACTACAAAAAGTGGTGAATTGGCATTTGGGCTTGGGTTTAAGGAGCTTTCACCACGGATTATAATTTGAGAAGATGAACCTACACCGGAATTACCACCGGTAACCTGTACCCCTGCAAGTTTACCTGCTAAGGAGTTCACAACATTAGTTTCTTTAGCCTTAGAAATTTCGTCTCCTGATACTTTCTGAACAGCATAAGCTAATTTTTTAGCTTCTCTTTTAATGCCCAAAGCGGTTACAACAACCTCTCCCAATTGCTCTGAGTTAGGTTGCAAAACGATGGTTGCTGTAGTTTTTCCCGAGGTGTCAAATTCAGAAGGGATGTATCCTAGGTAGGATACTACTAAAATTTCATTTCCTTCAGGTAGTTCTATACTGAAATTACCGTCAAAATCCGTTGCTACACCAGTTGCACTTCCTTTAATAACTAAGGATGCTCCCGGTAATGGTACTTGGTTTTCGTCTAGCACCGTTCCCGTAAAAGTAGTCTGTGCACGGGCGGCCAAACTGACCATTAATGCGAATAAGGTTAAAAGAAGTGTTCTTTTCATTTTTTTCGTATTTGTAAACTTTGGTTAATTATTAGGCAACAAATATCTAATGAATAGGTTAAGCAAAATGTCATTAAATATTAAGTTATTGCAAGGTTTAAAGGAGTTTTATTATGAAAAGGTTATCTTAATGTTATTTACAAATACTCAATTAAAGATTTTGTACTTATGACGTCTAAATTGAAATATAGGTCGTGTAAAATGTCATGTTACCTGTGAGATTTCAGTTACATATTTCAATTAAATAGTATGTTTGTACTTTAAGTTTTAACTATGGATGATTACCTGATAGGTATTGGAAAACGGATAAAAGAAATCCGAAAGGAAAGCAACAAAACCATAAGTGATATTGCGCGTGGTGCAGAGGTAACCGGTGGACTGATTTCAAGGATTGAAAATGGAAGAACCATACCATCTTTACCCGTATTATTGAAAATAATAAGTTCATTGGAAATTGAAGTGACCGAGTTTTTCAATGGTATGCCACAGGTAAACGGGGCTAGCTATATAGTTTCGAGAAAAGAGGACAATTCTATAATTGAAAAAGAGGACACCGCAGTTGGTTTCAATTATACTTACATTTTTGGAAAACAGCTTTCTTCCTTAGGTTTTGAGACGGTTTTATTAGAGGTTCAACCCAACTCGGAACGTGATAAAGTCACTACAGATGCTTACGAGTTTAAGTATATGCTTACCGGTGAATGTTATTATATAATTGGAGAGGAAGAAGTGCTTTTGAAAGAAGGGGACTCTATTTTCTTTGATGGCCGTATTCCGCACGTTCCGGTTAACCGAAGTGATGCGTCAACTAAGATGTTGGTTATCTATTTTTTTATATAGAGTTTTAATGATGCGTATAAAACAAAACGATCCGTTACCAGTTTGGTAACGGATCGTTTGTTGTAGCCCTATACCGCTACGGTAGCAACTCAGCCTTTTATATAATTGGTGAGTCCTACAAGTGAGTTTAATACATAAGTAGGTTCAGCGGATTTTAATTGTGCTGCTGAGTGGGCGCCGGTGGTTACACCAATGGTAACACCACAATGTGCGTTTTTGCCTTCTTCTATATCAATAATAGAATCTCCGGCCTTTAGCACCTTACTCGCATCGCTTACTTCTAGAATTTCCATAGCTTTAGAAATCATGGCAGGGTGAGGACGTCCTTCCAATACGTCATCTGCTGTAACCAAAGCATCATATTGCTCGCCCTTTTTCCAATTCATTTTTTGAAGTAAAAGTTCTGCTATTGCTCTATTGTAACCTGTGTTTAAAGCAATTTTAATATGTTGTGATTTCAGTTGGGCTAAAACCTCTTCCACGCCTTTAAAAGAAGTCACTTTTAAATTGTGATAGGACTCATCTAATAAGCGTTTAAAATCTTCAAAAATGGGTTCGGACGGTTCGGACATGGAATCACTATTAGCCTTTAGAATATCTTTTATGGCTTGATGTTTTTCTTTTCCGGCACCATGTACGAGTACGAAGTCTAGGGAAAAATGATATCCCTTTTTATTAATTGCCTTTTGAACTGTTTTGTAAACTACGTTGTTTTCATTAACGACCGTGCCGGCCATGTCAAATACTACTAATTCTATGTTATGCATTTTGTAAATTGAATATTGAATTGATGTTTTCTTTTGAAAAGCCTGCACTGCCCGTCATTCCTTTGCCACCTATACCGGTTACAATGTGAATGTTCCGATCTATGGTATGCTGATATAGGTCGGCATTTTCACATTGCGAATAGAGGCC
This genomic interval from Zobellia roscoffensis contains the following:
- a CDS encoding alkaline phosphatase family protein — encoded protein: MKLLKLLIPVLAFCGICSTRVVSQELQNSGIEHVVVIGFDGLSPDGLQNAATPTFDRLIQEGAYSMHARAVLPTSSSTNWASMIMGAGPEQHGITSNAWERDNFTLPAVTQSEEFIFPTIFQLTNDQIASSEIGAIYHWGGFGRLFEKSAVDYDVSPETEDETAVLASDYIKGKKPKLTFIHFDHVDHAGHEYGHGTPHYYESVEKSDKLLKEVMDAIKTAGIGDKTLVIVSADHGGLGKGHGGESLQEIEIPFIVWGKGVKKNHKITHPVYQYDNAATVAFALGIKTPHAWIGKPVASAFEGYEIEDQYTVLEQLKEPVIFPKSEGYKKAGGLFTESTSVEIKNMNEEGTIRYTLDGSLPTKASAIYNKPFRLTNNTVVKSALFTNNKISSPVAEGYFRIQPKKAVKPVNYEIFYMDNLTFIPALSTKKPDLKGTTSEIASDEIKEKIKSNTTVRFTSRIEIEKEKNYRFYLRSDDGSKLFIDDELVVDNDGDHGVKTKDGTITLQPGIHPIKVLWFNGGGDGWLDVFVEEGDAAKQILSQPLLMTD
- a CDS encoding helix-turn-helix domain-containing protein; translation: MDDYLIGIGKRIKEIRKESNKTISDIARGAEVTGGLISRIENGRTIPSLPVLLKIISSLEIEVTEFFNGMPQVNGASYIVSRKEDNSIIEKEDTAVGFNYTYIFGKQLSSLGFETVLLEVQPNSERDKVTTDAYEFKYMLTGECYYIIGEEEVLLKEGDSIFFDGRIPHVPVNRSDASTKMLVIYFFI
- the pbfA gene encoding (R)-1-hydroxy-2-aminoethylphosphonate ammonia-lyase, producing MSQNEKREIKQNKRTEGDINYTPARQEWLSNEVDETTKELLEKDARYFFHQALSSPCLDVLKNCDGPYIENLSGKKYLDFHGNNVHQLGFSHPKLVQRLTKQLQSLTFSTRRYTNENAIDFAEKLASLLPSDLNRTLMTPNGSAAIGIALKLARAVTGKFKVVSFWDSFHGASLDAISVGGESVFRELMGPLMPGVERIPPPVTYRGIYENNESKCLEYLEYVFAKEGDIGAFLAETVRNTDVQIPSKAFWKEARRLCDQYGVLLILDEIPIAMGRTGKMFAFENYDIEPDILCLGKGLGGGIFPQAAIVARDAYNKFSDISLGHYTHEKSPLGAVAALTTLEIIEEELHSGTIKNLGGMMQQEMNRLKQTHSIIGDIRGLGLLWGVELVTDQKTKKKAINEAEKVMYECLKNGLSFKVSSGNVLQLAPALTISTEELKNAINILDNALSTLNHQSY
- a CDS encoding SusC/RagA family TonB-linked outer membrane protein yields the protein MKRTLLLTLFALMVSLAARAQTTFTGTVLDENQVPLPGASLVIKGSATGVATDFDGNFSIELPEGNEILVVSYLGYIPSEFDTSGKTTATIVLQPNSEQLGEVVVTALGIKREAKKLAYAVQKVSGDEISKAKETNVVNSLAGKLAGVQVTGGNSGVGSSSQIIIRGESSLNPSPNANSPLFVVDGIPINNSVSSRSSEGNMEVDYGNGAQDINPDDVETMNVLKGPSATALYGSRGANGVILITTKSGKNNKGIGVSYTNNTTFESILTFPEYQYEYGQGSNGQFAFADGGQNRSITGGVNDHVDESWGPALNGQLIAQHDSPTTSGLRAGDVHVRPRNADGTFADEIIATPFLSRPGNIKSFFETGHTISNNIALTGGNDKGNFRISFTDLESEGIVPNTDYNRRSYALNGSYQLTDWLKVSGSMNYINSNSGNRPVNSYGTENIMYLWIWFGQHLDMNSLRDYWQPGLEGVQQYNYNYNYHDNPFFNVYENTNSLDKDRVITNMRADIKLAKGLDFMFRTGFDYANELNMRKRAYSTQRFPKGQYREDNIYAFEQNTDFLLGYNTSLNEDIDLGLSVGGNSRIVKNRYQRISANSLSIPGIYNFGNTAEPLTSSDYDDKKEINSLYAFANFGFKDYLFLDVTGRNDWSSTLPLENSSYFYPSAGLSLILSDMFTFPETITFAKLRAGWASVGNDTDPYNLLSTYGFGTTFNGFSRVNSPSELKLPDLKPERTNSFEVGADLRFFSNRLGLDLALYRSETKNQIISLPVSNTSGYNQTVINAGKVRNEGLEITLNATPVKSENFTWNTNINFTTNRGEILELAEGLDFYQIKENYLIVGAEVGERMGDLYGTGFVEVTDTSSPHFGKWIINQDTGLPSRDSELRNLGNYNPDFMVGLQNSFRYKNLNLGVLFDWRQGGVYHSRTVSIGGTTGLLDFTTEGRETGIVAEGVINTGTEENPVYEENTINVPASGYYSTVYNRSNEETTMYDASYVKLREVKFGYNFPKKMFAQTPIASASISLVGRNLALWTENPHVDPETISFSGGTVVPGVEDMALPSTRSYGININIEF
- a CDS encoding phosphonatase-like hydrolase, which gives rise to MHNIELVVFDMAGTVVNENNVVYKTVQKAINKKGYHFSLDFVLVHGAGKEKHQAIKDILKANSDSMSEPSEPIFEDFKRLLDESYHNLKVTSFKGVEEVLAQLKSQHIKIALNTGYNRAIAELLLQKMNWKKGEQYDALVTADDVLEGRPHPAMISKAMEILEVSDASKVLKAGDSIIDIEEGKNAHCGVTIGVTTGAHSAAQLKSAEPTYVLNSLVGLTNYIKG
- a CDS encoding ComEC/Rec2 family competence protein, coding for MNFFNFSFVLLSFLLGTTVCAQQFFSELPPWQEGMLDIHHINTGRGNAAYFILPDGTTLLVDAGDMSETHERTLSARNAKLMPNNSKSAPEWIVDYIHQFTPKNKTPQLDYALLTHYHDDHFGEMDVNRKKAENGNYYLTGITEVGHHLPIKTMLDRGDSYPVDLKNVEIQSKIDKNDAYGTIATLKNYWNFINFQAKTNGLQYEVFEAGQLNQIALKTKQKDFPDFNIQNIAVNGEIWTGEKNRTFSIFKEGEYPGENPLSTCLKISYGNFDYFTGGDISGINAFGGINIHSVESNIAPIVGSVDVATLNHHGNRDSQNTFYVRTLRPRVWIQQNWSSDHPGEEVLRRITSKELYPGERDIFSTVLLQANKDVIGGRLDQYKSHNGHIVLRVEKGGASYKIFILNDTSEKREVLSEHGPYESK
- a CDS encoding SusD/RagB family nutrient-binding outer membrane lipoprotein; this encodes MKTSKIFTIILLTGLSLTGCTADFEETNSNPNAPEMVSADLLTATATSDIVRTLTSEGYSDGNTLTQLMAKNNFPGFGQFEWGDQGLWNFFYQILPEVTDILEISRAEETKNSTYEGIALTLRALCYANLTDLYANVPYTEAITGKTDAVFTPKYDDQETVYNGVLQDLVDADAALALGEAITGSTGDVIFDGDASKWRKLANSLRLRYLLRISKQRDVSAEMQAIVSAGNYIMTNDDNATLTFSGTSNTDSWPESTGRIGGFDEKSLCTTGLEYLTRFNDPRLDIWFDRNSDGEYVGIPIGLNQDNARAYDDANSPSRLDVELFYFSRTEAEAYIIKSSEVNFILAEAAERGFISGDAETFYNEGIRQSMKYWGVTDDTVIDAYLAQPSVAYDGSIELLMTQKTLALWNVDYQGWFDYRRTGLPELEAGPDNENQGLYPVRFLYPSSEQTLNEINYKAAVEAIGGDNINAKGWWETGTRY